From one Micromonospora siamensis genomic stretch:
- the rbfA gene encoding 30S ribosome-binding factor RbfA produces the protein MSDPAKVRRHAERIRELVASVVRSQIKDPRLGMITITDARITADLRDATVFYTVLGDAAAQASTAAALESAKGMLRSTVGKALGLRHSPTLTFVLDDVQDQVKHIDDLLTAARNADAEVQRLAAGAAYAGEAQPYRVDEDDDEADEDEDEADTPPTTDRR, from the coding sequence ATGTCGGATCCGGCCAAGGTACGCCGGCACGCGGAGCGCATCCGTGAACTGGTTGCTTCGGTGGTGCGGAGCCAGATCAAGGACCCCCGGCTGGGCATGATCACGATCACCGACGCCCGGATCACCGCCGACCTGCGGGACGCCACGGTCTTCTACACGGTGCTCGGCGACGCCGCCGCCCAGGCCAGCACGGCCGCCGCGCTGGAGAGCGCGAAGGGCATGCTGCGCAGCACCGTCGGCAAGGCCCTCGGGCTGCGCCACTCGCCGACCCTGACCTTCGTCCTGGACGACGTGCAGGACCAGGTCAAGCACATCGACGACCTGCTCACGGCCGCGCGCAACGCTGACGCCGAGGTGCAGCGGCTGGCCGCCGGCGCCGCGTACGCGGGGGAGGCCCAGCCGTACCGGGTCGACGAGGACGACGACGAGGCCGACGAGGACGAGGACGAGGCCGACACCCCGCCCACCACGGACCGGCGGTGA
- a CDS encoding DUF503 domain-containing protein, protein MYTGTALFDLLLPGDSRSLKAKRSYVRPIIAALRRFEVSVAETGALDLTGRAEIGVAVVAAEASHVREVLDSCERLVAGRPEAELLSVRRRLHTEED, encoded by the coding sequence GTGTACACCGGAACCGCGCTCTTCGACCTGTTGCTGCCCGGGGACTCCCGTTCCCTGAAGGCCAAGCGTTCCTACGTCCGCCCGATCATCGCCGCGCTGCGCCGCTTCGAGGTCTCGGTGGCCGAGACCGGCGCGCTGGACCTGACCGGCCGGGCCGAGATCGGGGTGGCCGTGGTGGCCGCCGAGGCGTCCCACGTCCGTGAGGTGCTGGACTCGTGCGAGCGCCTGGTCGCCGGCCGGCCCGAGGCCGAACTGCTGTCGGTGCGCCGCCGCCTGCACACCGAGGAGGACTGA
- a CDS encoding DHH family phosphoesterase has translation MTDSPASTAVAGPGEADWAAAVAAVRALDGDPDARVLLICHVNPDGDALGSMLGFGLGLRRLGVRHLQATFPGPPEVPEPFRWLPGLELLVPADEAYREPDLVICFDAASESRLGELADRLAGPGRALVLDHHGSNTRFGDVQLVDPAAAATSVVAEELLARLEVPLDAEIAACLYVALTTDTGSFRFEATTPAVHRLAARLLATGIRPGDISREVFDTRPFGAVRLFGEVLGRARLEPAAAAGHGLVWTYATQDDLARYDQRPYVLEALIDSVRCTAEADVACVLKQVGAAEWAVSMRSKGAVDVSRVAVALGGGGHRFAAGFTGVGDVDAVVGLIRAELDGALLPA, from the coding sequence GTGACCGACTCGCCGGCGTCGACAGCGGTGGCCGGCCCGGGTGAGGCCGACTGGGCGGCCGCCGTGGCGGCGGTACGCGCCCTGGACGGCGATCCCGACGCGCGGGTCCTGCTGATCTGCCACGTCAACCCGGACGGCGACGCACTGGGCAGCATGCTCGGCTTCGGACTGGGTCTGCGCCGGCTCGGCGTACGGCACCTCCAGGCGACCTTTCCCGGTCCGCCGGAGGTGCCGGAACCGTTCCGCTGGCTGCCGGGGCTGGAGCTGCTGGTCCCGGCCGACGAGGCGTACCGGGAGCCCGACCTGGTGATCTGCTTCGACGCGGCCAGTGAGTCGCGCCTCGGGGAGCTGGCCGACCGGTTGGCCGGCCCGGGGCGGGCGCTGGTGCTCGACCACCACGGCTCGAACACCCGGTTCGGTGACGTGCAGTTGGTGGATCCGGCCGCCGCGGCCACCTCGGTGGTCGCCGAGGAGCTGCTGGCCCGGCTGGAGGTGCCGCTGGACGCGGAGATCGCGGCCTGCCTCTACGTGGCGCTCACCACGGACACCGGCTCGTTCCGCTTCGAGGCCACCACCCCCGCCGTGCACCGGCTGGCCGCGCGGCTGCTGGCCACCGGCATCCGGCCGGGCGACATCTCCCGCGAGGTCTTCGACACCCGCCCGTTCGGGGCGGTCCGGCTCTTCGGCGAGGTGCTCGGCCGGGCCCGCCTGGAACCGGCCGCCGCGGCCGGGCACGGTCTGGTCTGGACGTACGCCACGCAGGACGACCTGGCCCGGTACGACCAGCGACCGTACGTGCTGGAGGCGCTGATCGACTCGGTGCGCTGCACGGCCGAGGCGGACGTGGCGTGCGTGCTGAAGCAGGTCGGCGCTGCCGAGTGGGCGGTGTCGATGCGCAGCAAGGGCGCGGTGGACGTCAGCCGGGTCGCGGTGGCGCTGGGCGGCGGTGGGCACCGGTTCGCCGCCGGGTTCACCGGTGTGGGCGACGTGGACGCCGTGGTCGGGCTGATCCGGGCCGAGCTCGACGGGGCGTTGCTGCCGGCCTGA